The Myxococcaceae bacterium JPH2 genome has a window encoding:
- a CDS encoding c-type cytochrome, with protein sequence MKRQLRTAAMVAVLGLAGCGERRVEATWSNASGSVALSRDDSLVYVVDADNGILAVVDAARREKVGEVKVGLRPERVVVGPDDTVYVSNRAERSVSVVRRGEWTEAARIPVSVEPTGLSVSPDGDTLYVVNSTALDSTAHGTLTAIDTRSLTPRWELPVGEEPRGIALLDEGRRAVLSLFRRGDVVTVDLSDADRPRMTREGTDLLVRANQVRAGFSEDGSKTAADSPPPIGQANGIHSFRARGMAEVVATPDGRRLFAPMLWARADPLTSSPPTPNQGGDSLYGGGTPCNPSGGGVVTPGLITFESDDAHPVVDELNRCGPPAGETPDFPPTMVTSPQFANPIQGPVAAVVDPSGSWLFLVNRETDNVAILPTNRRTGDDLSESSNSSVRQLLPVGSGPTGIAITRDGKRAYVYNAFDHTLSTLVSDGSDHDANVREEGPRLALAGELLAPEVVAGRRLFFSALDSRMTSPSVSVSCGSCHLEGREDGHVWGFPDGPRQTPSLAGRMTTSTSPFHWSGEFPTLREFMNATVRQRMGGTSLDATLVSQLGGFIDTIPAADNPYKHATPSAAQERGAQVFVKAGCNTCHEGATLTNNKNANVGTFVMVGLVHDDAKVISAGLNTPSLLGLARTAPYLHDGSAGTLRARLEQGRTSNAHGLTADLKPAELDDLVEYLQTL encoded by the coding sequence TGGGGAGCGGCGGGTGGAGGCCACGTGGAGCAATGCCTCTGGCTCCGTGGCGCTCAGTCGAGATGACTCGCTCGTCTACGTGGTGGACGCGGACAACGGCATCCTCGCCGTGGTGGACGCCGCGCGCCGCGAGAAGGTGGGCGAGGTGAAGGTCGGCCTCCGACCCGAGCGCGTGGTGGTGGGGCCGGATGACACGGTCTACGTCTCCAACCGCGCCGAGCGCAGCGTCTCCGTCGTCCGCCGAGGCGAGTGGACGGAGGCGGCGCGCATCCCGGTGTCCGTGGAGCCCACGGGCCTCTCGGTGTCTCCGGACGGCGACACGCTCTACGTGGTGAACAGCACCGCGCTGGACTCCACCGCGCACGGCACGCTCACCGCCATCGACACGCGCTCGCTCACGCCACGCTGGGAGCTGCCGGTGGGCGAGGAGCCGCGCGGCATCGCGCTCCTGGACGAGGGCCGGCGCGCGGTGCTCTCGCTGTTCCGTCGGGGCGACGTGGTGACCGTGGACCTGTCGGACGCGGATCGCCCCCGCATGACGCGCGAGGGGACGGACCTGCTGGTGCGCGCCAACCAGGTCCGCGCGGGCTTCTCCGAAGACGGCTCGAAGACGGCCGCGGACAGTCCGCCGCCCATCGGGCAGGCGAACGGCATCCACTCCTTCCGCGCGCGCGGCATGGCCGAGGTGGTCGCGACGCCGGATGGGCGACGCCTCTTCGCCCCGATGCTCTGGGCGCGCGCGGATCCGCTGACGTCGTCCCCGCCCACGCCCAATCAGGGCGGTGACTCGCTGTATGGCGGCGGCACGCCGTGCAATCCCTCGGGCGGCGGCGTCGTCACCCCGGGCCTCATCACCTTCGAGTCGGATGACGCCCATCCCGTGGTGGATGAGCTGAACCGCTGCGGCCCGCCGGCGGGCGAGACGCCGGACTTCCCTCCGACGATGGTGACGTCCCCGCAGTTCGCCAATCCCATCCAGGGCCCCGTGGCCGCGGTGGTGGACCCCTCGGGCTCGTGGCTGTTCCTGGTGAACCGCGAGACGGACAACGTCGCCATCCTCCCCACGAACCGGCGGACCGGCGACGACCTGTCGGAGAGTTCGAACAGCTCGGTGCGGCAGTTGCTCCCGGTGGGTTCGGGGCCCACGGGCATCGCCATCACCCGGGATGGCAAGCGGGCCTACGTCTACAACGCCTTTGACCACACGCTCAGCACGCTCGTGAGCGATGGCTCGGACCACGACGCCAACGTGCGCGAGGAGGGCCCTCGGTTGGCGCTCGCGGGCGAGCTGCTGGCGCCGGAGGTGGTCGCGGGACGTCGCCTCTTCTTCTCCGCGTTGGACTCGCGCATGACGAGCCCCTCGGTGAGCGTGTCGTGTGGTTCGTGTCACCTGGAGGGGCGCGAGGACGGCCACGTGTGGGGCTTCCCGGATGGGCCGCGACAGACACCGAGCCTCGCCGGCCGCATGACCACGTCCACCAGCCCGTTCCACTGGAGCGGCGAGTTCCCCACGCTGCGCGAGTTCATGAACGCCACCGTGCGGCAGCGCATGGGCGGCACCTCGCTGGACGCCACGCTGGTGTCTCAGCTCGGCGGCTTCATCGACACGATTCCCGCGGCGGACAATCCCTACAAGCACGCGACGCCCAGCGCGGCGCAGGAGCGCGGGGCCCAGGTGTTCGTCAAGGCGGGCTGCAACACGTGTCACGAGGGCGCCACCTTGACCAACAACAAGAACGCCAACGTGGGCACGTTCGTGATGGTGGGGCTCGTGCACGATGACGCGAAGGTCATCAGCGCCGGACTCAACACGCCCTCGCTGTTGGGGCTGGCGCGCACGGCGCCGTACCTGCACGACGGCAGCGCGGGCACGCTCCGCGCGCGTCTGGAGCAGGGCCGCACGAGCAACGCGCACGGCCTGACGGCGGACCTCAAGCCCGCCGAGCTGGACGACCTCGTGGAGTACCTGCAGACGCTTTAG
- a CDS encoding AlkZ family DNA glycosylase: MRRARRPALEAIEHLVGMQAQAPNPPYVGLWTRLEGFAHDELSQLVLARQVVRTVMMRSTIHLVSSRDCLTLRPVLQGFLERAMLASRHGKGIAGIDPAALTAAGRALIEERPLTLAEQGAKLAERWPGRDPTALAQAIRTWVPSVQVPPRGLWGGSGQAQVTSVEAWLGQPLGTDTAPDSLVLRYLAAFGPATVKDVQLWSGLTRLREVIERLKPQLRVFHDEHGDELLDLPNAPRPDADAPAPVRFIAEFDNLTLSHEDRSRIISTEDRSRIATLNGIVPGLILVDGFVEGTWKLERQRTAATLHILPFRPLAASDRTALADEGAKLLAFLAGDTPSQDVRFGAEKRSAPAQPKASAGTPRGRPARRA, encoded by the coding sequence TTGCGGCGTGCGCGGCGCCCGGCGCTGGAGGCCATCGAGCACCTGGTGGGCATGCAGGCCCAGGCGCCCAATCCGCCCTACGTGGGGTTGTGGACGCGGCTGGAGGGCTTCGCTCACGACGAGCTGTCTCAGCTCGTCCTCGCGCGGCAGGTGGTGCGCACCGTGATGATGCGCAGCACCATCCACCTGGTCTCCTCGCGGGACTGCCTGACGCTGCGCCCCGTGCTCCAAGGCTTCCTGGAGCGCGCCATGCTCGCGAGCCGCCACGGCAAGGGCATCGCGGGCATCGACCCCGCCGCGCTCACGGCGGCCGGTCGCGCGCTCATCGAAGAGCGCCCGCTCACACTCGCGGAGCAGGGCGCGAAGCTGGCGGAGCGCTGGCCGGGCCGCGACCCCACGGCGCTCGCGCAGGCCATCCGCACCTGGGTGCCCTCCGTCCAGGTGCCACCGCGCGGACTCTGGGGCGGCAGCGGACAGGCCCAGGTCACCTCCGTCGAGGCGTGGCTGGGACAGCCCCTGGGCACCGACACCGCGCCGGATTCCTTGGTGCTGCGCTACCTGGCCGCGTTCGGGCCCGCCACCGTCAAGGATGTGCAGCTCTGGTCCGGGTTGACGCGGCTGCGCGAAGTCATCGAGCGGCTCAAGCCCCAGCTTCGCGTTTTTCATGACGAGCACGGCGACGAGCTGCTCGACCTCCCCAACGCACCTCGCCCCGACGCGGACGCTCCCGCCCCGGTGCGCTTCATCGCCGAGTTCGACAACCTGACGCTCTCCCACGAGGACCGCTCGCGGATCATCTCCACGGAGGACCGCTCGCGCATCGCGACCCTCAACGGCATCGTGCCCGGACTCATCCTGGTGGATGGCTTCGTCGAGGGGACCTGGAAGCTGGAGCGCCAGCGCACCGCCGCCACGCTGCACATCCTGCCGTTCCGTCCCTTGGCCGCCTCGGACCGGACGGCCCTCGCCGACGAGGGCGCGAAGCTGCTCGCGTTCCTCGCCGGGGATACTCCGTCTCAGGACGTGCGGTTCGGCGCGGAGAAGCGCTCCGCGCCGGCCCAGCCTAAAGCGTCTGCAGGTACTCCACGAGGTCGTCCAGCTCGGCGGGCTTGA